In Carassius gibelio isolate Cgi1373 ecotype wild population from Czech Republic chromosome B20, carGib1.2-hapl.c, whole genome shotgun sequence, the following are encoded in one genomic region:
- the ppp2r5ea gene encoding protein phosphatase 2, regulatory subunit B', epsilon: protein MSSAATTAPSVDKVDGFSRKSVRKTRQRRAQSSSQFRSQDKPIELVQLPLLKDVSAQEQPELFLKKLQQCCTLFDFLDTLSDLKMKEYKRSTLNELVDYVTLSRGYLTEQTYPEVVKMVSYNIFRTLPPSDSNEFDPEEDEPTLEASWPHLQLIYEFFIRFLESQEFQPSVAKKYIDQKFVLQLLELFDSEDPRERDCLKTVLHRIYGKFLGLRAFIRKQINNIFLCFVYETEHFSGVAELLEILGSIINGFALPLKAEHKQFLVKVLLPLHSVKSLSLFHAQLAYCIVQFLEKDPTLTEPVIRGLLKFWPKTCSQKEVMFLGELEEILDVIEPTQFVKIQELLFKQIARCVSSPHFQVAERALYYWNNEYIMSLIEENSSVILPIMFASLYRISKEHWNPAISALIYNVLKAFMEMNSALFDELAANYKSDRQRERKKDKEREDLWRKLEDLELRRGIQNSDGVIPT from the exons ATGTCTTCAGCAGCCACCACAGCCCCGTCGGTGGACAAGGTGGACGGCTTCTCCAGGAAGTCTGTCAGGAAAACCAGGCAGAGGCGAGCACAGAGCTCGTCCCAGTTCAGATCTCAGGACAAGCCCATAGAGCTGGTGCAGCTGCCTCTGCTGAAAG ATGTTTCTGCGCAGGAGCAACCAGAGCTGTTTCTCAAGAAACTGCAGCAGTgctgtactctgtttgacttccTTGACACACTGTCTGACCTCAAAATGAAAGAGTATAAGCGGTCCACCCTCAATGAACTGGTGGACTATGTCACCCTCAGCAGGGGCTACCTGACTGAGCAGACCTACCCCGAGGTGGTCAAAATG GTGTCATACAATATTTTTCGGACTCTACCGCCTAGTGACAGCAATGAGTTTGACCCAGAGGAAGATGAGCCCACGCTGGAGGCTTCATGGCCACACTTACAG CTCATTTATGAGTTCTTCATTCGCTTCTTGGAAAGTCAGGAATTTCAGCCCAGCGTTGCCAAAAAATACATCGACCAGAAATTTGTATTACAG CTCTTGGAGTTGTTTGATAGCGAGGATCCACGAGAGAGGGACTGCTTGAAGACAGTTCTGCACAGAATCTATGGAAAGTTCCTCGGCCTCAGGGCCTTCATCCGCAAACAAATCAACAACATTTTTCTTTG TTTTGTATACGAGACCGAGCACTTCAGTGGCGTAGCTGAACTGCTGGAgattttgggaag CATCATCAATGGTTTTGCGCTTCCTCTCAAAGCTGAGCACAAGCAGTTCCTGGTGAAAGTGCTGCTGCCTCTGCACTCAGTGAAGAGCTTGTCTCTCTTCCATGCCCAG CTGGCCTATTGTATTGTACAGTTCCTAGAGAAAGATCCAACGTTAACAGAACCT gttatCAGAGGCTTGTTGAAGTTTTGGCCAAAAACATGCAGTCAAAAAGAG GTTATGTTTCTTGGAGAGTTGGAGGAGATTCTAGACGTGATCGAGCCGACTCAGTTTGTTAAGATCCAAGAGCTGCTCTTCAAACAGATTGCTAGATGTGTGTCCAGCCCCCATTTTCAG GTGGCAGAACGAGCCTTGTACTACTGGAACAATGAGTATATCATGAGTCTGATTGAGGAGAACTCTAGTGTGATCCTGCCTATCATGTTTGCCAGCCTCTACAGGATCTCCAAAGAGCACTGGAACCC ggcaatatcAGCTTTGATCTACAATGTGCTCAAAGCCTTCATGGAGATGAACAGCGCCTTGTTTGATGAACTCGCCGCCAATTACAAATCAGACAGGCAAAG GGAAAGGAAGAAGGACAAGGAGCGCGAGGACCTATGGAGGAAGCTGGAGGATCTGGAGCTCAGACGGGGCATCCAGAACAGTGATGGCGTCATTCCCACCTAA